In Flavobacterium piscisymbiosum, the sequence ATTGCCCCAAGATAACTACCCAAAAACATTCCGGTTAATTGGATCAGAACGCCCATTAAAATCCCTAAAATAATTTGGATAAAAGCGAAGGCTGAGTTTTTAATATTTCTTCCAAAAATGTAATAACTCACCCAGGCAATAAACATAACCCAAGTTGGCCATTGTGCCGCGAACGATATGGAAACAGCAACTGCTCCAAAAAGGCCAAAAATGATTGCGGTCTGAAAAGTTTTCATGAGTATTTATATTTTTAATTGATTAAACTAATTAGTATGTCCGGGAGTTATGCCATTCCGCCATTAACTCCAATGTTTTGAGCTGTAATCCATTTAGCATCGTCGCTGGCTAAAAAAGCAACTGTCTGTGCAATATCTTCCGGTTCTCCAAGGCGATTAAAAGCAGAAAGTGAGGCCAACCTGTCTATAACTTCCTGTGGTTTTCCGTTTGTAAAGAGCTCTGTATTTGTTGGACCGGGAGAGATAGAGTTAATGTTGATTCCTCTCGCGCCAACTTCTTTAGCCATTACCCGGGTTAATTGTTCTACAGCAGCTTTTGTAGCGACATAAGTGCTGTATGTAGGCAACATGATTCTATTTACAGAAGTAGAAAAATTGATAATACTTCCATTGTCAGCCAATCTTGTAGCAGCTTCTCTAAGGGTATTGAAAGTACCTCTTACATTGATATCAAATTGTCTTGTGAAATCTTCATCTGTGGTGTCTTTTATCAATTTGGTAATCATAATACCAGCATTGTTTACCAATACATCAATTTTACCGTAGTGAGCAATAGCTTGATCAAACATTGTTTTTACTTCGTTTGATTTACTAACGTCTGCCTGAACAGCAATAGCATTGCCTCCGGCATTTTTAATTGCATTCACAGTTTCTTCTGCAGCCTGTAAGCTGCCGGAATAATTAACGATAATTTTTGCGCCTCTTCCGGCTAAATTTTTAGCTACTGCTGCACCAATTCCTCTGGAAGCTCCTGTTACCAGAATTACTTTGTTGTTTAAATTTTTCATAATTATGTTTTTTAATTTGTTATTATTTGTTGTTTTAATTTGCAGATACAAAGGTTGTTACTTTTTACTTTTTAAAAATACAAGCCCTAAAGGATTACTTATACATTTTAAAGATTGCTTCTACGGTTTAAACTTAAAAAAACAAACCTTAATAATTTGCCTGTCCGATATCTAGTCTTGTAATTTTTCCCTCTTTATTGATTTGGAATTTGAAATAAGTTTTAAAATTGCCCCACACATCACTATGAAATTTTCCGTAAATGTCAAGTGAATTGTTCTCTGTTTTGTCAATCGAAGTAAATTGTTCATGTCCTAATGCTCTTCCAAAAAAACTTTTAAAATTCTTTTTATTTCCATCATCATACAGTTGGGCATCTTCAGTAAATAATGAAAACCATGCAATTTCATCGGCATTTTGCAAAGCCTCAATGGCTTTTTTCACCGTTTGATTTTTTATTTTATCTAAATTCACTTTCTCTAATTTATTTGTGGGATGCCCGCAGGCAAAGCAAGTAAAAAACAGTCCCATTATTAATGTTTTCATAGACGGTTTGATTTTAGTTTGTAGCTCCGCCATTTACCAATAAGTGTTGTCCGCTTACAAAAGAAGATAAATCACTTGCAAAAAATTCAGCCACATTTGCTACATCTTCCACTTCTGCCAATCGTCTCATCGGGCAGCTGTCTAACAATTGTTTTCTTAGTTCCGGGTAGCTGTCTGCCTCTGCAAATATCCCCGAGTGATCTACAGCAAATGGGATAATTGAATTCACTGTTACACCTCTATGTCCTATTTCTTTAGATAAAATATCGACTAAATATCTTGGCGTAGTTTTGCTTCCTCCGTAAACAGCCATTCCGGGAACGGGGAAAGAAGTAG encodes:
- a CDS encoding DUF1097 domain-containing protein, which gives rise to MKTFQTAIIFGLFGAVAVSISFAAQWPTWVMFIAWVSYYIFGRNIKNSAFAFIQIILGILMGVLIQLTGMFLGSYLGAIGLPVSIFIFIGSLAYISKIKSLSTIPAWFLGLIVFFGIHPKLEPLSLLELGVPLIFGFIFAFLNDTAVHKIQSASEH
- a CDS encoding SDR family oxidoreductase, which encodes MKNLNNKVILVTGASRGIGAAVAKNLAGRGAKIIVNYSGSLQAAEETVNAIKNAGGNAIAVQADVSKSNEVKTMFDQAIAHYGKIDVLVNNAGIMITKLIKDTTDEDFTRQFDINVRGTFNTLREAATRLADNGSIINFSTSVNRIMLPTYSTYVATKAAVEQLTRVMAKEVGARGININSISPGPTNTELFTNGKPQEVIDRLASLSAFNRLGEPEDIAQTVAFLASDDAKWITAQNIGVNGGMA